TTAAAGATTCCCCGAAATGAAATGGGACATCGTTATTATACAGAATTTCATATACGGCTGTTTAAACAGATCAAGGATCTGAAGGAAAAAGGATATCAGCTGAAGGCGATTAAGACTGCTCTGGAAAAAATGATGGAAGAGGGCAAGGAAGAATTGTCTGATGAAATGCTGGGGGATGCAGCGGCGGCTTTTAGAGAAAGCGCGGCGGCAGAAGGGACAAGCCTGACAACTGTGTCCGGGGACAATAATTCCAATCTGCCGGTTATGACTGCAGAAGAAAAGATGGAACAGTTTCAGGAGATTATGAACCACATTATTGGACGAGCTCTGGAGCATAATAACGAGCAGCTTAGTCAGGATATCAGCGCCCTTGTAAACGATAAAATGTCCAAAGAGCTGGAATATATGATGCGGGTTACAGACGAGAAGGAAGACGAGCGGTTTAAGCAGCTGGATGAAACTATCCGCGCCTATCAAAAAGACAGTAAAGGGCGGGCAGAGGCAGCGGCGGCAAAGGTCCCGTTTTTTAAAAGAAAAAAGTTTGGCAGAAGCGGAAAAAAAATGTGATAATAACAAAATAATATGGCTTAACCTATATAAAAGGACAGGAGACTGACTGTAAAAGATGCAGACAGATCTCCTTTCTCTTTTTCTCTGGATTTTTCTGACAATTAATGGTATATTAATTATCAGGAAATGGCGCTATCAGTGCAAAATCGGGAGAAAAGTGGAGGTTCATAATGAGTGGCAGGGGGAACGTGCTGGTGAGAACAGCTGGATTTTTTATGATACCAGCTGGTTTTGTATGCTTTTTTATGAGTATTGTTTATGGGCTGTTAGACCTGTACAAGCTGGCGGATGAGGGCGGCAGTCTGGGATTTGAAATATTAACAGTATTTATAGGAATCTTGTGTGCTGTCAGCTTTATAGCATACGGGAAGGCGGCGTGGAGATACTGGAAGAGCAGCGAGAAGGCGGAGGATATGATGTGGATGGCAGCGTTAATGGCAGCTGAAATCATATTATACCGAATTCTCAGGACTGCCCATGGGGCCGGAGCCGCCTACTGGATCAGAGGTATATTTTTATATATTGTTGCAGCAATATTTTTAACAGGAGCTTTTTTTAGCTGGAAAAAGGATGAGAAGACAGAAGAACAGAAAAGCACATCTGATAAAAAGAAGGTGAATGTAAGAAAATATCCTGTAACTATTACTTTGTGTTTAATGGCAGCTTCAGGGCTGATTACCTGGGGATGTTACTTTTGGTCCACATTAAATATATTCAGATAGTATTTTCTGTACGCTGACGCCATGTATTGTTTAGAAATATAATGAAGATGTTGTAAAACAAAAAGAAGAGGTGCTTCTGTTTGTTTTACAACATCTTCTTTTTTTGTACAAATTACCTAAAATAACAAGGCCTATTCTGTGCAGCTTTCCACTTTACATAGTACGTAGGATGTTATATACTTATTTCAACATACAACGTAGGATGTTTAAATTAAGTATTAAATATAGGAGGGAAAGTATGAAAGTATCATTGGTTTATACCAGTACAACACCAGAATTAATTGAGCTTGTGGAGAAGGAAGTGGGAGAGGCGCTTCCTGAAGATGTTCAGGTAATCAGTTATCAGGACCCGTCAATTTTAGCAGAGGTAAGAGACGCCGGCTATGTGACTGCTCCAGCGGCAGCAAGACTGGTGGGCATGTATATGGAATCTGTTTCCGCAGGCGCAGACGCTATTTTGAATTTATGTTCTTCTGTAGGGGAAGTAGCGGATGCGGCTCAGGATATTGGAAAATATACAGGAGTTCCTATTGTCCGTGTAGATGAGGAAATGTGCAGGGAGGCAGTGCGGTTAGGAAAAAAAATCGGAGTTATGGCTACTCTTCCTACAACGCTGGAACCTACGAAAAATACAATTTTAAGAGTGGCAAGAGAAATGAACCGTCATGTTGAGCTGGTGGACGCCTTAGTGGATGGAGCATTTGGCTTAGATCAGGGCCAGTTTAAGGCATTGATGACTGAATATGCAGGAAAAATTGCTGATCAGGTGGACGTGATTTTATTTGCCCAGGGCTCCATGGCTTACTGTGAAGAATATATCCATGAGAAATATGGAAAGCCAGTGCTTTCCAGCCCAAGATTTGGAGCTGCGGCCCTGAAAGAAGCTTTAATTAAGAAAGGCTGCATGTAATCAGGTTTTCAGGAAAGAGAGGAAAAAAACCTATGTTTAAGAGAATAAAAAAGCTGGCAGCTGTAGGTCTTGCCGCAGTTATGATGCTTTCCGCAACAGCCTGCGGCCAGGCTCAGGATAAAAAAATCGTTCTCCATTTTACCCACACGCAAAGCCCTGGCTCTATCAGTGATCTGACAGCTCAGGAGTTTAAGAAAATGGTGGAGGAGAGAAGCAACGGAAGAATCGAAGTTAATATTTATTCTAACTGCGGGTTATCAGGAGGAGATTTAACAAAAGCCATTGAGCTGGTTCAGGCAGGCAATATTGATATACACTCCTGTGCTCCGCCAAATATTGCCAACTATGATAAAAAGTTTTATTCCTTCTGGCTTCCATTTTTATTCCCTAACTCAGACGACCTTCTGACCTTCTGCCACAGCCCTAAGGTTCATCAGGTAGTAAACGGCTGGTGCAATGATCTGGAGATGGAAATGTTAGGTATAAACAATGCAGGGTCCAGACAGATTTCCAACAGTAAAAAGGAAATTACAAAGCCAGAGGATTTAAGGGGAATGAATATCAGAGTTCCGGGAGCTAATATTTTCATTGATCTTTACAGAGATTATTTTGGAGCGAACCCTACGGCTATGGATTTCTCAGAGGTATATACGTCTCTTCAGCAGAAGACTATTGACGGCCAGGAAAATCCAATTGCAGTGTTTGATTCTTCTAAGTTTGCAGAGGTACAGCAGTACGTTACTTTGTGGGACGGAGTCAGAGATACTACAATCTGGGTTATGAGCAGCAAAACCCTGGATAAATTGTCTGAGGAAGATCAGCAGCTGGTAAGAGACTGCGCAACAGAAGCTTTAGACTGGGGAAATGATTATCTGGCAGAAAATGAGCAGCAGATTATAGATAAGCTGAAGGCCGGAGGAACTACTATTACAGAGCTGACAGATGAGCAGAAGGCAGAATTCCAAAAAGCCTGCGCAGGAATTTATGATGACTATGCCAAATCTGTAGGCCAGGATGTGATTGATCTGTTTACCGGCGGTTACAAAGAGTAGGAGGGCAATATGAAAGAAAAAGGCTTGTTTGGCGATATATGGGAGAATCTGGAAGAATACCTTTGTTCCATAGCGCTGATTATTATGACATTGGTTACTTTTATGAACGTATTCTCCAGAAAAATAACATGGTTTAACATGTCATTTACTCAGGAGCTTGTTACTACAATGTTTGTCTGGGTGTGCTGTCTTGCGGCTGCCAGTGTGTTTAAAACAGATTCTCATATGGGATTCAGCTACCTGACAGATAAGTTTACAGGTGCTTCCAAGAAAGTATACAGAATAGTAAGACTGCTTTTATGCAGCGCCAATTATGCAATCTGGATTATTTGGGGAACACAGATGGTAGTGAGACAGTACCGCTATAATCTGCTTACAGGCGTGCTGGAAATGCCAGTGTGGACGATTGGCATTGCAATTCCACTGACTGGAGTATTTTCCATTATCCGTATGGTGCAGTACGAAATTAAATTAGCAAAGGAGGATAAGTAATATGTCAGCAGCAATCCTTTTCGGCTCCATGGCCGTTATGATCGGCTTTGGAATCCCCATTGCCATTGTTCTCGGCGTATCCAGCGCTTTGACACTGCTTTATTCCGGAGCGCCTTTAGGTGTAATTCCCTCTATGATGCAGGCAACTGTCCAAAAATTTTCCCTGCTTACCATTCCTTTATTTGTTCTGGCAGGAGCAATTATGGACAAGGGAGGTATTTCTAAACGATTAATTCGCCTGGCAGACAGTATGATTGGACCAGTACACGGAGGTCTTGGCTATGTAGCCGTTGTCACAGCCTTGTTTTTCGCGGCAATTTCCGGTTCAGGTACAGCAACTGTAGCGGCAATGGGCTCCATTTTAATTCCAGCCATGATGCGCCAGGGCTATGACGCCGGATTTGCCAGCGCGTTATCTGCAATTTCCGGTTCACTGGGAACAGTTATTCCTCCAAGTATTACATTTATTATTTATGGAATGATTACAGGAGAATCTATTGGAGATTTATTCCTTTCCGGTATTGTTCCAGGGCTTATATTTGGACTTATGCTCTGTATTACAGTTTGGGTGCAGTCCAAAAAGCATGGCTGGAAGGGAGACAGCAAGAGAGCCTCTGGAAAAGAAATATGGAAAATGTTTTTAGACACTGTGTGGGGACTTTTAAGCCCGGTAATTGTTTTAGGCGGCATTTACTCCGGTTTATTTACTCCTACAGAAGCGGCTGCAGTAGCTGTTGTTTACAGTTTAATTGTAGGCAAATTCATTTATAAAGAGCTGCATATGGCAGAGCTGAAGGAAACATTATTTTCCACAGCAAAAACCACAGGTATGATTTTGTTAATTATTATGAATGCAGGTATTTTCTCATGGGTTCTTACTCAGCAGGGAATCGCTGCAGATTTAACAGAAATGGCATTGGCACTTACAACAAATAAATATGTTATGCTGTTAATTATCAACATTGTGTTCCTGATTGCAGGCTGTGTAATGGACAATACCAGCGCTCTTTACATTCTGGTTCCTATTATTATGCCTATTGCGAAAGCTCTTGACATTAATCTGATTCACCTGGGAGTTATT
The window above is part of the Lachnoclostridium edouardi genome. Proteins encoded here:
- a CDS encoding helix-turn-helix domain-containing protein; translated protein: MGEIHYLISDASKKVDVESHVLRYWEDELELKIPRNEMGHRYYTEFHIRLFKQIKDLKEKGYQLKAIKTALEKMMEEGKEELSDEMLGDAAAAFRESAAAEGTSLTTVSGDNNSNLPVMTAEEKMEQFQEIMNHIIGRALEHNNEQLSQDISALVNDKMSKELEYMMRVTDEKEDERFKQLDETIRAYQKDSKGRAEAAAAKVPFFKRKKFGRSGKKM
- a CDS encoding aspartate/glutamate racemase family protein, translated to MKVSLVYTSTTPELIELVEKEVGEALPEDVQVISYQDPSILAEVRDAGYVTAPAAARLVGMYMESVSAGADAILNLCSSVGEVADAAQDIGKYTGVPIVRVDEEMCREAVRLGKKIGVMATLPTTLEPTKNTILRVAREMNRHVELVDALVDGAFGLDQGQFKALMTEYAGKIADQVDVILFAQGSMAYCEEYIHEKYGKPVLSSPRFGAAALKEALIKKGCM
- a CDS encoding DctP family TRAP transporter solute-binding subunit translates to MFKRIKKLAAVGLAAVMMLSATACGQAQDKKIVLHFTHTQSPGSISDLTAQEFKKMVEERSNGRIEVNIYSNCGLSGGDLTKAIELVQAGNIDIHSCAPPNIANYDKKFYSFWLPFLFPNSDDLLTFCHSPKVHQVVNGWCNDLEMEMLGINNAGSRQISNSKKEITKPEDLRGMNIRVPGANIFIDLYRDYFGANPTAMDFSEVYTSLQQKTIDGQENPIAVFDSSKFAEVQQYVTLWDGVRDTTIWVMSSKTLDKLSEEDQQLVRDCATEALDWGNDYLAENEQQIIDKLKAGGTTITELTDEQKAEFQKACAGIYDDYAKSVGQDVIDLFTGGYKE
- a CDS encoding TRAP transporter small permease; translated protein: MKEKGLFGDIWENLEEYLCSIALIIMTLVTFMNVFSRKITWFNMSFTQELVTTMFVWVCCLAAASVFKTDSHMGFSYLTDKFTGASKKVYRIVRLLLCSANYAIWIIWGTQMVVRQYRYNLLTGVLEMPVWTIGIAIPLTGVFSIIRMVQYEIKLAKEDK
- a CDS encoding TRAP transporter large permease; translated protein: MSAAILFGSMAVMIGFGIPIAIVLGVSSALTLLYSGAPLGVIPSMMQATVQKFSLLTIPLFVLAGAIMDKGGISKRLIRLADSMIGPVHGGLGYVAVVTALFFAAISGSGTATVAAMGSILIPAMMRQGYDAGFASALSAISGSLGTVIPPSITFIIYGMITGESIGDLFLSGIVPGLIFGLMLCITVWVQSKKHGWKGDSKRASGKEIWKMFLDTVWGLLSPVIVLGGIYSGLFTPTEAAAVAVVYSLIVGKFIYKELHMAELKETLFSTAKTTGMILLIIMNAGIFSWVLTQQGIAADLTEMALALTTNKYVMLLIINIVFLIAGCVMDNTSALYILVPIIMPIAKALDINLIHLGVILVLNLSIGQVTPPVGPNLYVAADIGQVKFEVICRKMVPLLLMSLVALFAITYIPWLATCLIP